The window CCGTCACGCTCATGATCCCGCTCATGGCCTGGGCGATCAGATCGTAGCCGCCCCGGGAGGCGTAGGGACCGGTCTGCCCGAAGCCCGAGATCGAGCAGTAGACGAGTCGGGGGTTGACCGCGGCCAGAGTCTCGTAGTCCACGCCCAGGCGCCGGGCCACGCCGGGCCGGTAGTTCTCGACGAGCACGTCGGCGCTCTTCACCAGCCGCTCGAGGACGGCGACGCCCTCGGGCCGCCGGAGATCCAGGGCCAGCCCGCGCTTGTTGCGATTCACGGCCAGGAACGGGCCCGACAGCCCGGGCGACAGCTCCGGCTCCATCCGTCGCGAATGCTCGCCGTCGAGCGGCTCCACCTTGATGACGTCGGCGCCCAGGTCGGCCAGGAGCATGCTGCAGAAGGGACCGGCCATCACCTGCGTCTGGTCGATCACGCGGAGGCCGGCGAGCGCATCCATGGCGCCGGGCATGCTAGCATGCGCCGACGGAGTTTCCGAGAGGGAGGCGCCCAGTGAGCGACGAGGTCCTGGTCTCGCGCGACGGGCCGGTCGTCACGCTGACCTTCAACCGGCCCCAGGCGCGCAACGCCCTGACGTGGGCGATGTACGAGCGGCTCTACCAGACCTGCGAGGAGGTGGACGCCGACGACAGCGTCCGGGTCCTGGTGCTGCGCGGGGCCGGCGGCCAGGCGTTCGTCGCCGGCACGGACATCAGCCAGTTCACGCAGTTCCGCTCCGCCGAGGACGGCCTGGCCTACGAGCGAGACGGCGACCGCCACCTGGGCCGGCTCGAGCGCGTGCGCAAGCCCGTCATCGCGCAGATCCAGGGCTACGCGGTGGGCGGCGGCTTCGCCATCGCCGCGGTGGCCGACCTGCGGATCGCCACGCCGGACTCCCGCTTCGGGCTGCCGATCGCCCGAACCCTCGGCAACTGCCTCTCGATGGAGGCGTACTCGCGCTTGCTGGACCTCTTCGGCCCGTCCCGGCTCAAGGAGCTCATCTTCACGGCCCGGCTGCTCGCCGCCGACGAGGCCCGGGCCGCAGGCTTCGTGCACGAGATCGTGGGGCCGGAGGCGATCGAGGCCCGCGTCCGCGACCTGGCCCAGCAGATCGCCGGGCATGCCCCGATCACGCTGCAGGTCAC of the Candidatus Methylomirabilota bacterium genome contains:
- a CDS encoding enoyl-CoA hydratase/isomerase family protein, coding for MSDEVLVSRDGPVVTLTFNRPQARNALTWAMYERLYQTCEEVDADDSVRVLVLRGAGGQAFVAGTDISQFTQFRSAEDGLAYERDGDRHLGRLERVRKPVIAQIQGYAVGGGFAIAAVADLRIATPDSRFGLPIARTLGNCLSMEAYSRLLDLFGPSRLKELIFTARLLAADEARAAGFVHEIVGPEAIEARVRDLAQQIAGHAPITLQVTKEAIRRILEQRRAHGGEDLIARTYGSADFQEGVQAFLAKRQPNWTGR